A region from the Peromyscus leucopus breed LL Stock chromosome 9, UCI_PerLeu_2.1, whole genome shotgun sequence genome encodes:
- the LOC119086101 gene encoding zinc finger protein 431-like isoform X1, whose protein sequence is MDELENLDMNSVTYDDVHVDFTKEEWALLNPSQKYLYKNVMLETYRNLTIIGYSWEDHNIEEHYQSSRRYGRHERSQTGEKPSVYTQCAFAYDSQLQSHERMHTGEKPHECNQCGKVFVQHSHLRRHQRIHTGEKPHECNQCGKAFAQHSHLQRHQRTHTGEKPYECNHCGKAFARLSTLQVHKRTHTGEKPYECNQCGKAFAYHNTLQMHERTYTGEKPYECDQCGKAFACYSYLRKHKGTHTGEKPYECSQCGKAFAQQSSLQMHKRAHTGEKPYECSQCGKAFAQHSHLQMHKRTHTGEKPYECNQCGKAFAQYSNLQVHTRTHTGEKPYECNQCGKAFAHHTHLQMHTKTHTGEKPYECNQCGKVFARHSNLQMHKRAHTGERPYECDQCGKAFARHGTLQIHKRTHTGEKPYECNQCGKAFARKSNLLKHKRTHTREKPYECNQYDPFTAVAIS, encoded by the exons AATTcagtgacctatgatgatgtgcaTGTTGACTTCACTAAAGAAGAGTGGGCTTTGCTGAATCCTTCCCAGAAGTATCTCTACAAAAATGTGATGCTGGAGACTTACAGGAACCTCACTATTATAG GATACAGTTGGGAAGACCATAATATTGAAGAACATTATCAAAGTTCTAGAAGATATGGAAG GCATGAAAGAAGCcaaactggagagaaaccttCTGTATATACTCAATGTGCCTTTGCATATGATAGTCAGcttcaaagtcatgaaagaatgcatactggagagaaaccccatgaatgtaatcagtgtggtaaagtctTTGTACAGCACAGTCATCTTCGAAGACATcaaagaatacatactggagagaaaccccatgaatgtaatcagtgtggtaaagcctttgcacagcacagtcatcttcaaaggcatcaaagaacacatactggagagaaaccctatgaatgtaatcactgtggtaaagcctttgcacgtcTTAGTACTCTTCaagtgcataaaagaacacatactggagagaaaccctatgaatgcaatcagtgtggtaaagcctttgcttatcacaatactcttcaaatgcatgaaagaacatatactggagagaaaccctatgaatgtgatcagtgtggtaaagcctttgcatgttaCAGTTATCTTCGAAAGCATAAaggaacacacactggagagaaaccctatgaatgtagtcaatgtggtaaagcctttgcacaacaaAGCagtcttcaaatgcataaaagagcacatactggagagaaaccctatgaatgtagtcaatgtggtaaagcctttgcacagcacagtcatcttcaaatgcataaaagaacacacactggagagaaaccctatgaatgtaatcaatgtggtaaagcctttgcacaataTAGTAATCTTCAAGTGCAtacaagaacacatactggagagaaaccctatgaatgtaatcagtgtggtaaagcctttgcacatcacactcatcttcaaatgcatacaaaaacacatactggagagaaaccctatgaatgtaatcaatgtggtaaagtctTTGCACGTCACAGtaatcttcaaatgcataaaagagcacatactggagagagaccCTATGAATGtgatcagtgtggtaaagcctttgcacgtcACGGTactcttcaaatacataaaagaacacacactggagagaaaccctatgaatgtaaccaatgtggtaaagcctttgcacgtaAGAGTAATCTTTTaaagcataaaagaacacatactagagagaaaccctatgaatgtaatcagtacGATCCCTTCACAGCTGTAGCTATATCCTGA